Proteins found in one Streptomyces sp. NBC_00461 genomic segment:
- a CDS encoding DUF4365 domain-containing protein, whose amino-acid sequence MAIAQPERGGLLPERMGPLRGTLATTACMETLQVGYLHAVAAAAGCSLSQPFPDNGIDWHVSHGSPGHTVDDEVTIKVQLKCTYQVPPNPPGRSFSFTLDNDHLRKLARTPVSVHKILVVMLVPRSQDDWLRASHDRLDLRHCCYWVNLAGQAVTGRTRTTVRIPTSRIFDDRALCEIMTRVGTGGRP is encoded by the coding sequence ATGGCGATAGCGCAGCCCGAGCGGGGCGGGCTGCTGCCCGAACGCATGGGCCCCCTTCGCGGCACCCTCGCCACCACCGCGTGCATGGAGACACTGCAGGTGGGCTATCTGCACGCCGTCGCCGCGGCGGCCGGCTGCTCGCTGTCACAGCCCTTTCCGGACAACGGCATCGACTGGCACGTCAGTCACGGCTCACCCGGGCACACCGTCGACGACGAGGTGACCATCAAGGTGCAGCTGAAGTGCACCTACCAGGTCCCGCCGAACCCGCCGGGCCGCTCCTTCTCCTTCACGCTCGACAACGACCACCTGCGCAAACTCGCGCGCACGCCCGTCTCGGTGCACAAGATCCTGGTCGTGATGCTCGTCCCGAGATCACAGGACGACTGGCTTCGGGCCAGCCACGACCGCCTCGACCTGCGGCACTGCTGCTACTGGGTCAACCTCGCCGGTCAGGCGGTCACCGGCCGGACCCGGACCACCGTGCGGATACCGACCTCACGCATCTTCGACGACCGCGCGCTGTGCGAGATCATGACGCGGGTCGGCACGGGAGGCAGACCATGA
- the thrS gene encoding threonine--tRNA ligase translates to MSDVRVIIQRDSEREERVVTTGTTAAELFAGVRSIVAARVSGDLKDLAYVPAEGEVVEPVEITSEDGLNILRHSTAHVMAQAVQELFPEAKLGIGPPVKDGFYYDFDVEKPFTPEDLKAIEKKMQEIQKRGQRFSRRVVTDEAAREELAAEPYKLELIGLKGSASSDDGADVEVGAGELTIYDNLDAKTGDLCWKDLCRGPHLPSTRNIPAFKLMRNAAAYWRGSEKNPMLQRIYGTAWPSKDELKAHLDFLAEAEKRDHRKLGSELDLFSIPEQIGSGLAVFHPKGGIVRRVMEDYSRRRHEQEGYEFVYTPHATKGKLFETSGHLDWYADGMYPPMQLDEGVDYYLKPMNCPMHNLIFDARGRSYRELPLRLFEFGTVYRYEKSGVVHGLTRARGFTQDDAHIYCTREQMSDELDKTLTFVLGLLRDYGLTDFYLELSTKDPEKFVGSDEVWEEATETLRQVAEKQGLPLVPDPGGAAFYGPKISVQTKDAIGRTWQMSTIQLDFNLPERFDLEYTGPDGSKQRPVMIHRALFGSIERFFAVLLEHYAGAFPAWLAPVQAVGIPIGDGHVEYLEKFATAAKKQGLRVEVDSSSDRMQKKIRNAQKQKVPFMVIAGDEDMAGGSVSFRYRDGSQENGIPFDEAIAKIAKVVEDRTQV, encoded by the coding sequence GTGTCAGACGTCCGTGTGATCATCCAACGCGATTCCGAGCGGGAAGAGCGCGTGGTGACGACGGGGACTACGGCCGCCGAGCTCTTCGCCGGCGTGCGCTCGATCGTCGCCGCGCGCGTGAGCGGCGACCTCAAGGACCTGGCCTACGTGCCGGCCGAGGGCGAGGTCGTGGAGCCGGTGGAGATCACCTCCGAGGACGGCCTGAACATCCTGCGCCACTCCACCGCGCACGTGATGGCGCAGGCCGTGCAGGAGCTGTTCCCCGAGGCCAAGCTGGGCATCGGCCCGCCGGTCAAGGACGGTTTCTACTACGACTTCGACGTCGAGAAGCCGTTCACTCCCGAGGATCTCAAGGCCATCGAGAAGAAGATGCAGGAGATCCAGAAGCGGGGGCAGCGTTTCTCCCGCCGTGTCGTCACCGACGAGGCGGCGCGCGAGGAGCTCGCTGCCGAGCCGTACAAGCTGGAGCTGATCGGCCTCAAGGGCTCGGCCTCCTCCGACGACGGCGCGGACGTCGAGGTCGGCGCCGGTGAACTGACGATCTACGACAACCTGGACGCCAAGACCGGCGACCTGTGCTGGAAGGACCTCTGCCGCGGTCCCCACCTGCCCTCCACCCGGAACATCCCGGCGTTCAAGCTGATGCGCAACGCGGCCGCCTACTGGCGCGGCAGCGAGAAGAACCCGATGCTCCAGCGCATCTACGGCACCGCCTGGCCCTCCAAGGACGAGCTGAAGGCGCACCTCGACTTCCTCGCCGAGGCCGAGAAGCGCGACCACCGCAAGCTGGGCTCCGAGCTGGACCTCTTCTCGATCCCCGAGCAGATCGGCTCCGGCCTCGCCGTCTTCCACCCCAAGGGCGGCATCGTCCGCCGCGTGATGGAGGACTACTCGCGCCGCCGCCACGAGCAGGAGGGCTACGAGTTCGTCTACACCCCGCACGCGACGAAGGGCAAGCTCTTCGAGACGTCCGGGCACCTGGACTGGTACGCCGACGGCATGTACCCGCCCATGCAGCTCGACGAGGGCGTGGACTACTACCTCAAGCCCATGAACTGCCCGATGCACAACCTGATCTTCGACGCGCGCGGCCGCTCCTACCGTGAACTGCCGCTGCGCCTCTTCGAGTTCGGGACCGTGTACCGGTACGAGAAGTCGGGCGTCGTGCACGGCCTGACCCGCGCCCGTGGCTTCACCCAGGACGACGCACACATCTACTGCACCCGTGAGCAGATGTCGGACGAGCTCGACAAGACGCTCACCTTCGTCCTCGGCCTGCTGCGCGACTACGGCCTGACCGACTTCTACCTGGAGCTCTCCACCAAGGACCCGGAGAAGTTCGTCGGCTCGGACGAGGTCTGGGAAGAAGCCACCGAGACCCTCCGCCAGGTCGCCGAGAAGCAGGGCCTGCCCCTCGTTCCCGACCCGGGCGGCGCCGCCTTCTACGGCCCGAAGATCTCCGTCCAGACCAAGGACGCCATCGGCCGCACCTGGCAGATGTCGACGATCCAGCTCGACTTCAACCTGCCGGAGCGCTTCGACCTGGAATACACGGGTCCGGACGGCTCCAAGCAGCGCCCGGTCATGATCCACCGCGCGCTGTTCGGCTCCATCGAGCGGTTCTTCGCGGTGCTTCTGGAGCACTACGCGGGCGCCTTCCCGGCGTGGCTGGCCCCGGTCCAGGCGGTCGGCATCCCGATCGGCGACGGGCACGTCGAGTACCTGGAGAAGTTCGCCACGGCCGCGAAGAAGCAGGGGCTGCGGGTCGAGGTCGACTCCTCCTCCGACCGTATGCAGAAGAAGATCCGCAACGCCCAGAAGCAGAAGGTGCCCTTCATGGTCATCGCGGGCGACGAGGACATGGCGGGCGGCTCGGTCTCCTTCCGCTACCGCGACGGCTCACAGGAGAACGGCATCCCGTTCGACGAGGCCATCGCCAAGATCGCGAAGGTCGTGGAGGACAGGACGCAGGTCTGA
- a CDS encoding SRPBCC family protein, translating to MDWTHYRFRSRWALPALPATVYEALERAEEYPRWWPQVREVTRLDDTTGVIRIRSLLPYDLRFTARETRRDPVAGVLEIAMSGDVEGWARWTITAAGTGTLARYEQVVDVHKPLLRRLAVPGRPVFRANHRLMMRAGRRGLAAHLEAV from the coding sequence ATGGACTGGACGCACTACCGCTTCCGCAGCCGGTGGGCCCTGCCGGCGCTGCCCGCCACCGTGTACGAGGCGCTGGAGCGGGCCGAGGAGTACCCCCGGTGGTGGCCCCAGGTGCGGGAGGTGACCCGGCTCGACGACACCACCGGCGTCATCCGGATCCGGTCCCTCCTCCCGTACGACCTGCGCTTCACCGCCCGTGAGACGCGCCGCGATCCCGTCGCGGGGGTCCTGGAGATCGCCATGTCCGGCGACGTCGAGGGCTGGGCGCGCTGGACGATCACCGCGGCCGGCACCGGCACCCTCGCCCGCTACGAGCAGGTCGTCGACGTGCACAAGCCGCTGCTGAGGCGGCTGGCCGTGCCGGGGCGGCCGGTGTTCCGCGCCAATCACCGGCTGATGATGCGGGCCGGACGGCGAGGGCTGGCCGCCCACCTGGAAGCGGTTTGA
- a CDS encoding elongation factor G-like protein EF-G2, with protein sequence MGDKANAHPGAAGRATAADHPASVRNVVLVGHSGSGKTTLVEALALTAGAVNRAGRVEDGGTVSDYDEIEHRQQRSVQLSLVPVEWDGIKVNLLDTPGYADFVGELRAGLRAADAALFVVSASDGVDGSTRMVWEECAAVGMPRAIVITHLESARADFEGMTRTCAEAFGGDDPDAVIPLYLPLHGPQGPDGHAPVTGLVGLLSRKLFDYASGERKESEPGEDQLPEMEEARNRLIEGIISESEDETLMDRYLGGEQIDFGTLVEDLERAVARGVFFPVLAAAPAAEGARQGIGTVELLELVTGGFPTPFEHPTPGVTTINGKPREIKPCDTEGPLVAEVVKTASDPYVGRVSMVRVFSGTLRPDETVHVSGHGLADRGHEDHDVDERVGALSTPFGKQQRVVTHAIAGDLVCVAKLGRAETGDTLSAKDDPLLMEPWEMPDPLLPLAIEAHSKADEDKLSQGLSRLVAEDPTMRLEQNPNTHQVVLWCLGEAHADVALERLRSRYGVQVDVVPHKVSLRETFAAKSGGRGRHVKQSGGHGQYAICEIEVEPLPGGSGIEFVDKVVGGAVPRQFIPSVEKGVRAQAAKGVAAGYPLIDVRVTLLDGKAHSVDSSDAAFQTAGALALREAASDVKIHLLEPVAEVTILVGDDYVGAIMSDLSGRRGRVLGTEQTTGSRTLVRAEVPEIEIGRYAVDLRSLSHGTGRFNRAYARHEPMPPQIAERIREEVRAAS encoded by the coding sequence ATGGGCGACAAGGCAAACGCACACCCCGGAGCCGCCGGCAGGGCAACGGCGGCCGACCACCCCGCGTCCGTACGGAATGTGGTGCTGGTCGGCCACTCCGGATCGGGCAAGACGACATTGGTGGAAGCTCTCGCGCTGACGGCGGGAGCGGTGAACAGGGCGGGCCGTGTGGAGGACGGCGGCACGGTCTCCGACTACGACGAGATCGAGCACCGGCAGCAACGCTCGGTACAGCTCTCCCTGGTGCCGGTCGAATGGGACGGCATCAAGGTCAATCTCCTCGACACCCCCGGATACGCCGACTTCGTCGGGGAACTCAGGGCCGGTCTGCGAGCCGCGGACGCGGCCCTTTTCGTCGTCTCGGCCTCCGACGGCGTGGACGGCTCGACCCGCATGGTGTGGGAGGAGTGCGCGGCCGTCGGCATGCCGCGGGCGATCGTGATCACACACCTGGAGTCCGCCCGGGCGGACTTCGAGGGGATGACGCGGACCTGCGCGGAGGCCTTCGGCGGGGACGACCCGGACGCGGTGATCCCGCTGTACCTGCCGCTGCACGGCCCGCAGGGGCCCGACGGGCACGCGCCCGTGACCGGGCTGGTCGGGCTGCTGTCGCGGAAGCTCTTCGACTACGCGTCCGGGGAGCGCAAGGAGTCCGAACCGGGCGAGGACCAGCTGCCCGAGATGGAGGAGGCCCGCAACCGGCTGATCGAGGGGATCATCTCGGAGAGCGAGGACGAGACCCTCATGGACCGCTATCTGGGCGGCGAGCAGATCGACTTCGGGACGCTCGTGGAGGACCTGGAGCGGGCCGTGGCGCGCGGGGTCTTCTTCCCGGTGCTGGCCGCCGCCCCCGCGGCCGAGGGCGCCCGGCAGGGGATCGGCACGGTCGAGCTGCTGGAGCTGGTCACCGGCGGGTTCCCGACGCCGTTCGAGCACCCCACGCCGGGGGTCACGACGATCAACGGCAAGCCGCGCGAGATCAAACCCTGTGACACGGAGGGTCCGCTGGTCGCCGAGGTCGTGAAGACCGCTTCCGACCCCTATGTCGGCCGCGTCTCCATGGTCCGCGTCTTCTCCGGCACGCTGCGCCCCGACGAGACGGTGCACGTCTCGGGCCACGGCCTGGCGGACCGCGGGCACGAGGACCACGACGTCGACGAGCGCGTCGGTGCGCTGTCCACCCCCTTCGGCAAGCAGCAGCGCGTGGTGACGCACGCCATCGCGGGCGATCTGGTGTGCGTGGCGAAGCTCGGCCGCGCGGAGACCGGCGACACCCTCTCGGCCAAGGACGACCCGCTGCTCATGGAGCCGTGGGAGATGCCCGACCCGCTGCTGCCGCTCGCCATCGAGGCGCACAGCAAGGCGGACGAGGACAAGCTCTCGCAGGGCCTGTCCCGGCTGGTCGCCGAGGATCCGACCATGCGGCTCGAACAGAACCCGAACACCCACCAGGTGGTGCTGTGGTGCCTGGGCGAGGCGCACGCGGACGTCGCGCTGGAACGGCTGCGCAGCCGCTACGGCGTCCAGGTCGATGTCGTACCGCACAAGGTCTCCCTGCGGGAGACGTTCGCGGCCAAGTCCGGTGGGCGCGGGCGCCATGTGAAGCAGTCCGGCGGGCACGGGCAGTACGCGATCTGCGAGATCGAGGTGGAGCCGCTGCCGGGCGGTTCGGGCATCGAGTTCGTGGACAAGGTCGTCGGCGGCGCGGTGCCGCGGCAGTTCATCCCGTCCGTCGAGAAGGGCGTAAGGGCCCAGGCGGCCAAGGGAGTTGCCGCGGGGTATCCGCTCATCGACGTCCGCGTGACGCTGCTGGACGGCAAGGCGCACTCCGTGGACTCCTCCGACGCGGCGTTCCAGACGGCCGGCGCGCTGGCACTGCGGGAGGCCGCGTCCGACGTGAAGATCCACCTCCTGGAGCCGGTGGCGGAGGTGACCATTCTGGTCGGCGACGACTACGTGGGCGCCATCATGAGCGACCTGTCCGGACGGCGCGGCCGGGTGCTCGGCACGGAACAGACCACCGGCAGCCGGACGCTCGTACGGGCCGAGGTGCCCGAGATCGAGATCGGGCGGTACGCGGTGGATCTGCGCTCCCTCTCGCACGGCACCGGGCGCTTCAACCGTGCGTACGCGCGGCACGAGCCGATGCCGCCGCAGATTGCAGAAAGGATTCGCGAAGAGGTGCGCGCCGCCTCGTAG
- the pgsA gene encoding phosphatidylinositol phosphate synthase, with amino-acid sequence MLNKYARAFFTRVLTPFAAFLIRRGVSPDTVTLLGTAGVVAGALVFYPMGEFFWGTVVITLFVFSDLVDGNMARQLGRSSRWGAFLDSTLDRVADGAIFGGFALWYAGGGDDIALCAVSIFCLASGQVVSYTKARGESIGLPVAVNGLVERAERLVISLVAAGLAGLHKFGVPGIQYLLPVALWIVAVGSLVTLIQRVVTVRRESAEAEAAAEAAPPENASQGSEAAK; translated from the coding sequence ATGCTGAACAAGTACGCGCGTGCATTTTTCACGCGTGTCCTCACACCGTTCGCCGCGTTTCTCATCCGGCGGGGCGTGAGCCCCGACACGGTCACGCTCCTCGGTACCGCCGGCGTGGTCGCGGGCGCGCTGGTCTTCTACCCCATGGGCGAGTTCTTCTGGGGCACGGTCGTGATCACGCTGTTCGTGTTCTCCGACCTCGTCGACGGCAACATGGCGCGCCAGCTGGGCCGTAGCAGCCGCTGGGGCGCCTTCCTGGACTCCACGCTCGACCGGGTCGCCGACGGCGCGATCTTCGGCGGATTCGCCCTCTGGTACGCGGGCGGCGGCGACGACATCGCCCTGTGCGCCGTCTCGATCTTCTGCCTGGCCAGCGGCCAGGTGGTGTCGTACACCAAGGCCCGGGGCGAGTCGATCGGCCTGCCGGTCGCCGTCAACGGCCTCGTGGAGCGAGCCGAGCGCCTGGTCATCTCCCTGGTCGCGGCCGGGCTCGCCGGGCTGCACAAGTTCGGCGTGCCGGGGATCCAGTACCTGCTGCCCGTCGCGCTGTGGATCGTCGCCGTGGGCAGCCTGGTCACGCTGATCCAGCGGGTCGTCACGGTCCGTCGCGAGTCGGCGGAGGCGGAGGCGGCGGCCGAGGCGGCACCGCCGGAGAACGCCTCGCAGGGGAGTGAGGCGGCGAAGTGA
- a CDS encoding potassium channel family protein, producing the protein MDDDSRVARWQRRTELPLALASLAFLASYAVLVLAPGLHDAWQDLCLAVLLGSWALFGVDYAVSWRLSGQRLGFVRTHWLDTVVLVLPLLRPLRVVKVYEAVQRRHGKPRLALHARVIVYSGLSTVLLGFAGALAVYQQERGAPGASMRTFGDALWWACETLTTVGYGDITPVTPGGRLIAVGMMVIGLALLGAVTGTFASWLLQVFSREDDERPPGS; encoded by the coding sequence GTGGACGATGACAGTCGAGTGGCCCGCTGGCAGCGGCGCACGGAGCTTCCGCTGGCGTTGGCGTCCCTGGCGTTCCTCGCCTCGTACGCGGTCCTGGTCCTGGCCCCCGGCCTGCACGACGCGTGGCAGGACCTGTGTCTGGCGGTGCTGCTGGGCTCCTGGGCGTTGTTCGGCGTCGACTACGCGGTGTCCTGGAGGCTGAGCGGGCAGCGGCTGGGTTTCGTACGGACGCACTGGCTGGACACAGTGGTGCTCGTGCTGCCACTGCTGCGGCCCCTGCGGGTCGTCAAGGTGTACGAAGCCGTGCAGCGGCGCCACGGCAAGCCACGGCTCGCGCTGCACGCGCGCGTGATCGTGTACTCCGGGCTGTCGACGGTACTGCTCGGCTTCGCCGGCGCACTCGCCGTCTACCAGCAGGAACGCGGGGCGCCGGGGGCGTCGATGCGGACGTTCGGGGACGCACTCTGGTGGGCCTGCGAAACCCTCACCACGGTCGGCTACGGCGACATCACCCCGGTGACGCCCGGGGGACGGCTGATCGCGGTCGGGATGATGGTCATCGGTCTGGCGCTGCTCGGCGCGGTGACCGGAACCTTCGCCTCCTGGCTGCTGCAGGTGTTCTCCCGGGAGGACGACGAAAGGCCCCCGGGAAGCTGA
- a CDS encoding HIT family protein, with protein sequence MTSEPEQQWGVGTQDAFQRLWTPHRMAYIQGENKPTGPGADDGCPFCSIPAKSDEDGLIVRRGEQVYAVLNLYPYNGGHLMVVPYRHVADYTDLTDSETAELAALTKQAMTALRTASGAQGFNIGMNQGSVAGAGIAAHLHQHIVPRWGGDTNFMPVVGHTRVLPQLLADTRKMLAEAWPTA encoded by the coding sequence ATGACGAGTGAGCCGGAGCAGCAGTGGGGAGTGGGGACCCAGGACGCGTTCCAGCGTCTGTGGACGCCCCACCGGATGGCCTACATCCAGGGCGAGAACAAGCCGACCGGCCCGGGTGCGGACGACGGCTGCCCCTTCTGCTCCATTCCGGCCAAGTCCGACGAGGACGGGCTGATCGTGCGACGCGGCGAGCAGGTGTACGCGGTGCTCAACCTCTACCCGTACAACGGCGGCCACCTCATGGTCGTGCCCTACCGTCACGTCGCCGACTACACGGACCTCACGGACTCCGAGACGGCCGAGCTCGCCGCCCTGACCAAGCAGGCGATGACGGCCCTGCGCACCGCGTCCGGCGCCCAGGGCTTCAACATCGGCATGAACCAGGGTTCGGTGGCCGGCGCGGGTATCGCCGCCCACCTCCACCAGCACATCGTCCCGCGCTGGGGCGGCGACACGAACTTCATGCCGGTCGTCGGCCACACCCGGGTGCTGCCGCAGCTGCTGGCGGACACCCGGAAGATGCTGGCGGAGGCCTGGCCGACGGCCTGA
- a CDS encoding 3'-5' exonuclease → MTCWYEGPLAAFDTETTGVDVETDRIVSAAVVVQDAPGARPRVSRWLVNPGVPVPEGATAVHGLTDEHLQRNGRWPAPVVYEIAEALAEQAAMARPLVVMNAPFDLTLLDRELRRHRASSLDRWFEASTLRVLDPRVLDKHLDRYRKGRRTLTDLCAHYDVTLEGAHDAAADALAALDVVRALGRRFATRLERLSPAELHTLQTTWHAAQARGLQAWFAKSGTPEVVNTAWPLRPDLPAAA, encoded by the coding sequence ATGACGTGCTGGTACGAGGGGCCCTTGGCCGCTTTCGACACGGAGACCACGGGCGTTGACGTCGAGACCGACCGGATCGTGTCGGCCGCCGTCGTCGTCCAGGACGCCCCGGGCGCACGGCCCCGGGTGTCCCGTTGGCTGGTCAACCCGGGTGTGCCCGTCCCCGAAGGGGCGACGGCGGTGCACGGGCTGACGGACGAACACCTGCAGCGCAACGGCCGCTGGCCGGCGCCGGTGGTGTACGAGATAGCGGAGGCGCTGGCCGAGCAGGCGGCGATGGCCCGCCCGCTGGTCGTGATGAACGCGCCCTTCGATCTGACGCTCCTGGACCGCGAGTTGCGCCGCCATCGCGCCTCGTCGCTCGACCGCTGGTTCGAGGCGTCGACGCTGCGCGTGCTCGACCCGCGCGTCCTGGACAAACACCTGGACCGCTACCGCAAGGGCCGCCGCACCCTGACCGACCTGTGCGCGCACTACGACGTCACCCTGGAGGGCGCGCACGACGCGGCCGCGGACGCACTGGCCGCCCTGGATGTCGTACGGGCCCTCGGGCGCCGTTTCGCCACCCGGCTAGAGCGTCTCTCCCCCGCCGAACTGCACACCCTGCAGACGACGTGGCACGCCGCCCAGGCGCGTGGCCTGCAGGCGTGGTTCGCCAAGAGCGGCACGCCGGAGGTGGTGAACACCGCGTGGCCACTGCGACCGGACCTGCCTGCGGCAGCATGA
- a CDS encoding SCO7613 C-terminal domain-containing membrane protein, translated as MSYDVTPTTLRGMTHVPPPAEELRLLDAELWRLDARRAQLLHRRAWLVAALQPKRPVGPVPPAPLGPSRTEATAPGVQNVLLLLGGVLLTVAAMVFTLVSWGHMGIAGRALVLSAITLAALGAPVLLLKRGLRSTAESVAGLGLALTVLDAYAVHQVAFAGTGGAGYTAVAATLLAGLWAAYGLLPRATELRLPLPAALAAAQLPLLCWAVSATSGPYWITAALLVTAGSDTGVALRVTTKAVRVLAALGAYGAGAWGALAAGWLSWDAAGPSAAARAAALLLLAAVIALGAARQLPNPAAATGNAVAGGLLLAAAGGGVLRVALPAGWTVPGYLACGVALLAVARVRLPEPVRRGVVQASGAVQAAAVACAVPLVLVALLGPLGWAAEPWSGAPSDARAAVTVHMPWPPYPGQLLLGPLVVAVLALLVRGQARRPWVSTGAACLAWATAMAVPAVLQLPYSAALLLQGVVTVAPLVGAAFLVLPRTATALALISSVLLTFLSLPSQTATLTVLSVLTALFAAASLRPHLTPVTAPAGLVYAAALACATGAAADWQAQHTALLVLAVPVAAALLPARLGATHARVPVEATGAAAALLAIGLAITAPPMLALVLALCGVIASGTAVRPERRPVGYAAAVLFLLASWVRLAAWDVGTVEAYTLPVTVPALCVGVWRRSRDPLASSWTAYGPGLAATLVPSLAAAWNDAHGTRPLLLGAAALLTTLLGARHRLQAPLVLGGSVLVLDTLHELTPYLVQMTGALPRWAPPALAGLLLLALGATYEHRIREVRRVREVLGRMD; from the coding sequence ATGTCGTACGACGTGACGCCGACCACACTCCGTGGCATGACGCATGTTCCGCCCCCGGCCGAGGAGTTGCGGCTCCTGGATGCCGAGCTCTGGCGACTCGACGCCCGCAGGGCCCAGTTGCTGCATCGCCGTGCCTGGCTGGTCGCCGCGCTCCAGCCGAAGCGCCCGGTCGGCCCGGTGCCGCCGGCGCCTCTCGGACCGTCCCGCACGGAGGCCACGGCGCCCGGCGTGCAGAACGTGCTCCTCCTGCTCGGCGGCGTCCTGCTCACCGTCGCGGCCATGGTGTTCACGCTGGTCAGCTGGGGGCACATGGGGATCGCGGGGCGGGCGCTCGTCCTCAGCGCGATCACGTTGGCGGCGCTCGGCGCGCCGGTGCTCCTGCTGAAGCGCGGACTGCGCTCGACGGCCGAGTCGGTGGCCGGTCTGGGGCTGGCTCTGACGGTGCTGGACGCGTACGCCGTGCACCAGGTCGCCTTCGCGGGGACAGGAGGCGCGGGGTACACGGCGGTCGCCGCGACGCTGCTGGCGGGGCTCTGGGCGGCATACGGCCTGCTGCCGCGGGCCACCGAGCTGCGTCTGCCCCTGCCCGCCGCGCTGGCAGCGGCCCAACTCCCGCTGCTCTGCTGGGCGGTCTCGGCCACGTCCGGTCCGTACTGGATCACGGCCGCGCTGCTGGTGACGGCCGGGTCCGACACAGGTGTGGCGCTCCGCGTGACCACCAAGGCCGTACGCGTCCTCGCCGCCCTCGGTGCGTACGGCGCCGGTGCCTGGGGCGCATTGGCGGCCGGCTGGCTCTCCTGGGACGCAGCCGGCCCGAGCGCCGCCGCCCGTGCGGCGGCGCTCCTTCTCCTCGCGGCGGTGATCGCACTGGGCGCCGCCCGGCAGCTGCCGAATCCGGCCGCGGCGACGGGCAACGCGGTGGCGGGCGGTCTGCTCCTGGCCGCGGCGGGCGGTGGCGTGCTGCGGGTGGCACTGCCCGCGGGGTGGACCGTGCCGGGGTATCTGGCCTGCGGTGTCGCACTGTTGGCGGTGGCGCGGGTGCGGCTCCCGGAGCCCGTACGGCGTGGTGTCGTCCAGGCCTCCGGTGCCGTGCAGGCGGCGGCCGTCGCCTGCGCCGTGCCGCTGGTTCTGGTCGCGCTGCTGGGTCCGCTGGGCTGGGCGGCCGAGCCGTGGTCCGGTGCGCCGTCGGACGCGCGGGCCGCGGTGACGGTCCACATGCCGTGGCCGCCCTACCCGGGCCAGCTGCTCCTCGGCCCGCTGGTCGTCGCCGTGCTCGCCCTCCTGGTCCGCGGCCAGGCCCGTCGGCCGTGGGTGTCGACCGGCGCGGCCTGCCTCGCCTGGGCCACCGCGATGGCGGTGCCGGCCGTGCTCCAACTCCCGTACTCCGCGGCCCTGTTGCTACAAGGGGTGGTGACCGTTGCGCCCCTCGTGGGGGCAGCCTTCCTCGTCCTGCCGAGGACGGCCACCGCTCTCGCACTGATCAGCTCCGTCCTCCTCACCTTCCTCTCCCTGCCTTCCCAGACGGCGACGCTCACGGTGCTGTCGGTCCTGACGGCCCTGTTCGCGGCTGCCTCGCTGCGGCCGCACCTCACGCCGGTCACCGCGCCGGCCGGGCTCGTGTACGCCGCCGCGCTCGCGTGCGCGACGGGTGCGGCGGCGGACTGGCAGGCCCAGCACACGGCGCTGCTGGTCCTGGCGGTCCCGGTGGCCGCGGCCCTGCTCCCCGCACGCCTGGGCGCCACGCACGCGCGCGTGCCGGTCGAAGCGACCGGAGCGGCAGCCGCCCTGCTCGCCATCGGCCTCGCGATCACCGCCCCGCCCATGCTCGCCCTGGTGCTGGCCCTGTGCGGAGTGATCGCGTCCGGCACCGCCGTACGCCCTGAGCGCAGGCCGGTCGGCTACGCGGCGGCCGTACTGTTCCTGCTGGCCTCATGGGTACGCCTGGCCGCCTGGGACGTCGGCACCGTGGAGGCTTACACGCTCCCGGTCACCGTCCCGGCGCTGTGCGTCGGCGTGTGGCGCAGGTCCCGGGATCCACTGGCGTCGTCCTGGACGGCGTACGGCCCCGGTCTCGCCGCCACCCTGGTGCCGAGCCTTGCCGCAGCCTGGAACGACGCGCACGGGACGCGCCCGCTGCTGCTGGGCGCGGCGGCCCTGCTGACCACCCTGCTGGGCGCCCGCCATCGCCTCCAGGCACCCCTCGTGCTCGGCGGTTCGGTGCTCGTCCTGGACACGCTGCACGAACTCACCCCGTACCTGGTCCAGATGACCGGCGCACTCCCCCGCTGGGCACCTCCCGCACTCGCCGGACTGTTGCTGCTCGCACTCGGTGCGACGTACGAGCACCGCATCCGGGAGGTCCGTCGGGTACGGGAGGTCCTGGGAAGGATGGACTGA